The nucleotide sequence tctaggataatgacataaaaatcacttgtttaagtatcagacctcaatttccttcacaAAAATCACTTCTtaaagtatcattcttttaataaccctcACTAATTtgaacacccccgaacagtgaaatttttatcgcgaacagtagaattttaaaacataatctgaaagatgaaactaagaacttcacaggaaaaatactcacACTGCTGggaaaaaatcttttaagaaagtatcagttcattatgtaaagccattattatagcattttttcaactaaaatagaattttcagctaaatgatatcatcaaaggcataaaccttgctacttaaaagaagcaaacaggttcattttttttaattttactaattaaaagatattatttgaaCCTACAatgtatgtgtttaaaattttgaaaaaactacaaaatcccaatttgtgacaaaacctcgaatttgctactcaaataagtgatttaaaaatcacttatttcagtagtaagtcccctgactggtgATGGTCTAAACTcatatttaaaatcatatatatgCCCCTTTTTTAACAACCTTCAACAGTCCTGTGATATACATGAACATGTACAAATGAAAAGTTTGGATATCATAGCattctattataaaatttaatttctcaaaaataagcaGCTGAgcaattaaaatgataaacatgGAGAAGGTCTTACACCATGTACACTGTCACATCATGCACATCAGACATtccaatggaaaaaaaatattttaaatttaaaaacctcTCAATTCAATAAGTTTTATATGtcaatgtacaaaaatgtatgttatagctacaaatgtacaaatgtatatacattattaaatgtattaaatatatattgaagagtttttaaatatttggtgCATTTTCAGCCTTTTTTCCCCCTATttaccatatttatatatatataaagggcaacttatttttttttacattcatacatgtacattgtagctaAATGATCTAATATACATGTAGCAaaggtacaaaatgtacatgtttgtATGAATCAAAAGTACATGTATTCTCAACTTATTTTGTTCTTGAACTATTAGATGCTAGAGACACATATCTACAGTACTGCTAATCTTTTAAACTTATTATTAATGTTATTCACACTGGTACTCATTCTAAACTATCTATATCACGTTCAGCTTCTACATAGAAATTTTTTACATAACCTGTGTCAAAGAAAACTACAATTATAGTAATATCATCACGATAGCTTCTGGCAACATCATCATGCAATGACAACATAGTGGACAGTCTTCCATGTTCTGGACCCAGAGCATTTCTCATCAAGTGTGTGGCAACATTGTCATCAGTAGGCACATTAGACAGATGAGTTTTTCTTTGTTTGAGACGTTGATTAATTTCATTCATAGTGAGGCCCTTAATATCAAAATTTGGGGCCACCAGTACTTGTTTTCCTTCCATGTGTCCTGCAACCAGTTTGACAACTTTTTCAGGCGGAATCATGTCAAACAGACCATCTGACGCAATAACTAAAAATTTGTCTTTCGGAGTTAATTTACGGTGAATGATTTCTGGTTCTGCTGTCAGATAAGGTGGCGTTATGTAATGTTCATGCATCAAAACTTCACTGTATACATTGAAATTAGGGTGCTGCTTGAAAAGTTTCAGAAATTGATTACGTTCCTTAACAGACCACTTATACATCATGTCTCCAAATGCCCTTAATGGTGCTAAACTGCCAAAGAGACGACCCCCTTTGATCACATGGGAAGATTCATTGGGATGACTTTTTAAAACTCTTCTTACTTCTTTGGAGTTGTAACTTGTGTGTGCATGTGACATTTCTACTGTATTGTAATGGTCTTTATCAACTTCAACTCCTAAAACTGCTTTACAGTCACCGGTGTTAGCAACATACAAATCTATATCATCAACTAATGCAATACAAGCACAAGACCCTGACAAACCATTCTCTAAAGCTTGGTCATTTATGCTCAAGTCATGACCTACTGGCAAGCATTCTGACATGATGTCATGATCAAGACGGAGAAAAGCGTGCTGCAAATGCTCTTCTACTGAGCATTCTTCAAAGTTTGCTAATGTTTCTTTGGCAAATTTAGCCAAGTTATCCTTGTATATTTGATCAAGTTCATGATTGAAGTACTGTGACTGATAAGGGTACCAGTCTACAAGTTTGTCATGTCCTTCGTTGTCACATGCAATGCCTTTCAAAATGTCTTGCGTTGACATTGAGACTGAAATATAGTTAAATAATCGTTCACTGAGAGCTTGAGAACATGCACTACCACCATGTCCATCATAAACACCGAAAATGTACTTGTTTTTATCTCCATGAGTCAACTTTGCTACTGTGTCACGATCTTCAATTGGTTTATTTGCTGGTAATTTATTTACTTCAAAGTTTTTAATAGGACCATCTGCATCCACTGaaacttcatttattttcaatatcgaTGAGACTTGTTTTCGAGTCAACAGTGCGACGTCTGAATTACTTAAATACCCATGCCTctgtttaaattttaagaaaaatcttcTAACGTTTTCAATTTGTCCTTTCGTATGAACTTCTTCAAAATGTTGTGAGAAAACTTTTTTCTTCAAACCTATATCAATCCTCTTCAGAGGACAAGTTCTTAACATTCTGTTTTGCACGAAACATAAGTCCCCTCGCTCTTGTCCTTTTCGGCTTCGACTGCTTGTCAACCTTACTCAAGTGGTTAGTCTCCCTTTAACAGGAGCATGCAGTATAATCACTTATTAGAACTATAATAAATCTCATTAATTACCGAAAGGAAGGTAACAACCATCCTCCACAAGCATACCACCAACAGCAACGAACTCCTCATCCTAACATCATGACTACAGCTACTCCATCTGCTCAACAACATCCAAAAGTTGTTCCAAGTAAGATCCATAATGTACTCAATTATGACCAATTGAACCAACAACTCGCAGGACAATGCTCCCAACTACCTGGAGACATATCGTCAGACCAAGACAGTGTTACACCACAGATTATACACTCCTCTCACCCAATCGTGCACGATCAGACTCGTCATGTTATGTCTTCCTCTACTTCAGAGAAGCCAGTTCATCGCACAAACTGTACAACGGCTCGGAACAACAAAAGGTCTATTCACAGGACTGAGGTATCTGACAAACGCCAACAAATGGGACACTTATCTTTCCCGCCCAAAGATGATAACATCACAGCAGAGGAAAAGAACCACCTTTTTCAGGAGATGAGCCTCAACGAACAGCCCCCAGATCAGCTTCTTCAGGAGGAACTACTCCTAACAGAGAGAATATCAGAATAACAACCTGTAATATAGAGGGAGTGAGATCAAATACATCTTTTCTCCAGCTCCTATCTCAAGATTCACACATTGTATGTCTGCAAGAACATTTTCTCTGGGATTGCCAAGCAAATATACTTCACTCAATTCTCCCTGACCACGATAATCATACTAGATGCCATGACACAAACGAACCGTTATCAGGCTTCAAACTTCCTAGAGGTCGTGCAGGAGTATCTATCTTATGGCCAAAACAATGGAACAGTCAAATTCAAAAGCTTCCTGATGGAAATGAGAGGGTGATAGCTATTCTAATTTCATCAGACGTTGACGTTTGTCTGATAAACGTCTATATGCCAACTATGGACAAAGACTCGTCCTACGAATATGGAGAATGTCTCGACCTCATTCACAACATAGCAACAAAATATCTGAATACTCACGCTATTATACTTTGCGGGGATCTGAACGGGACAATTCTACAAACCAGAAATAATAAGCATGATCAATTATTAAAGGAATTCATTTTAGAACTTAACCTTACTGCTGATAAAGATAAATCTGACAGACAAACGTTCTTTCACCATTCAGGACAATCAAGTTCCCAAATAGATTATATCTTCTCATCTAAAGAAAACCTGTTTAAAAAGTATACAATATGGAATAATTCACCCTCAAATGTTTCTGCTCATGTGCCAGTATCAGTAGTAACTAACATGACCATACCAACTGGTGTAACCAAAGCCAATAAAGAAATTCAAACAGTTCATAAACTTCAATGGGACCAGACCGATCTCCCTCAATATATAGAATCTGTTCAGACTGAAGTCTCAAAGCTGCAACTGACGCAAAACCAATCCAGCAGTATCCAAAATATCACAAAAGCCTTACTTACAGCCTCAAACAAAGCAGTACCAACCAAACCCATCAAACTGAAAGGTCCAAAATGGAAGGCCTCACCTAGAGtaaaaaaacatctaaaaaattGCAAGCAACTATACTCAAAATGGAAATCCGAAGGCAAACAAGCAGACCATCCATTCAGGAAACAACTAAAAGCAGAAAAGAAAAATCTCCGCAGTCAACAAAGAAAGGAACATGCTGAAGATAGATTGAATTTATATCAGCAAATTATGGATAATCCATCCACAGACT is from Mytilus galloprovincialis chromosome 6, xbMytGall1.hap1.1, whole genome shotgun sequence and encodes:
- the LOC143078945 gene encoding pyruvate dehydrogenase [acetyl-transferring]-phosphatase 1, mitochondrial-like, translating into MLRTCPLKRIDIGLKKKVFSQHFEEVHTKGQIENVRRFFLKFKQRHGYLSNSDVALLTRKQVSSILKINEVSVDADGPIKNFEVNKLPANKPIEDRDTVAKLTHGDKNKYIFGVYDGHGGSACSQALSERLFNYISVSMSTQDILKGIACDNEGHDKLVDWYPYQSQYFNHELDQIYKDNLAKFAKETLANFEECSVEEHLQHAFLRLDHDIMSECLPVGHDLSINDQALENGLSGSCACIALVDDIDLYVANTGDCKAVLGVEVDKDHYNTVEMSHAHTSYNSKEVRRVLKSHPNESSHVIKGGRLFGSLAPLRAFGDMMYKWSVKERNQFLKLFKQHPNFNVYSEVLMHEHYITPPYLTAEPEIIHRKLTPKDKFLVIASDGLFDMIPPEKVVKLVAGHMEGKQVLVAPNFDIKGLTMNEINQRLKQRKTHLSNVPTDDNVATHLMRNALGPEHGRLSTMLSLHDDVARSYRDDITIIVVFFDTGYVKNFYVEAERDIDSLE